One stretch of Aquimarina sp. Aq107 DNA includes these proteins:
- a CDS encoding LytTR family DNA-binding domain-containing protein produces the protein MKDQFTCVIIDDEPAAIRLLEKYCGKVSFLEVKDTFTNPLEGLKYLEGVSVDLVFLDIQMPEITGIQLSKIINKRTKIIFSTAYPQFALDSYEVAALDYLLKPIEFERFYTAVSKIKATNNSDTIVNQTNNDEFFFFKTDGKNKYAKVFLQDIIYIESLKNYIAIHLQDQQIITYNTLKHFKETLPSSNFIQIHKSYIISIKRIDKINNDTIWIQNTELPIGNTYRKSFFETIDNHQL, from the coding sequence ATGAAAGACCAATTTACTTGTGTAATTATTGACGATGAACCAGCAGCGATTAGGTTGTTAGAGAAATATTGTGGTAAGGTATCTTTTTTAGAGGTAAAAGATACGTTTACAAATCCATTAGAGGGATTAAAATATTTAGAAGGTGTATCTGTAGATCTAGTTTTTCTGGATATACAAATGCCAGAAATTACTGGAATTCAATTATCAAAAATTATCAATAAAAGAACCAAAATTATTTTCTCTACTGCTTATCCCCAATTCGCTTTGGATAGTTATGAAGTTGCCGCTTTAGATTATTTACTTAAGCCTATTGAGTTTGAACGCTTTTATACCGCGGTCTCCAAGATAAAAGCTACAAATAATTCGGATACTATAGTTAATCAAACTAATAATGATGAATTTTTCTTTTTTAAAACCGACGGAAAGAATAAGTATGCCAAGGTATTTTTACAAGATATTATATATATAGAAAGTTTAAAAAACTACATTGCTATCCATCTACAAGACCAACAAATCATTACTTATAACACATTAAAACATTTTAAGGAAACACTACCATCATCTAATTTTATACAAATCCATAAATCATACATCATTTCTATCAAGCGTATTGATAAAATAAATAATGATACGATTTGGATCCAGAATACAGAACTCCCTATTGGAAATACGTACAGAAAATCATTTTTTGAGACTATTGACAATCATCAACTCTAA
- a CDS encoding adenylate/guanylate cyclase domain-containing protein, with protein MNHTLKQYSQLLKQSVLFWAIAMVLYSIFRYYGIDSEEGLAVIKNYEGTLGTLYYFVKLINIGIIIGVLYATVDFTFDAYTNNRISLTKDIILRTLLHFIVTLTVFMVITDIFATLTGTHAGQHTGWCCFNKSFWAVILYIVLSSFVFSFIKIANEKFGKGVFIKMLLGKYKNPQEEKRIFMFLDLKDSTTIAEKLGHFKYSQLIQDCFYDLNKVVPKHNAEIYQYVGDEVVLSWPYKRGLADNNCVNLFFAFQQRKHAKAAYYLKKYGVVPEFKAGLHGGKLMVTEVGIVKKEIAYHGDVINTSARIQGQCNTYKVPLLISEKLIRDLKINANLTCQFLGSVLLKGKQEEVNIHTIARV; from the coding sequence ATGAATCATACATTAAAACAATACTCGCAGCTTCTGAAGCAGTCTGTACTTTTTTGGGCAATAGCTATGGTACTATATTCGATATTTAGATATTATGGAATTGATTCAGAAGAAGGTCTTGCAGTGATCAAAAACTATGAAGGTACACTGGGAACACTTTATTATTTTGTGAAACTCATTAATATCGGTATCATAATAGGTGTATTATACGCTACGGTGGACTTTACTTTTGATGCCTATACAAATAATAGAATATCACTTACTAAGGATATCATTTTAAGAACATTATTGCATTTTATAGTTACGCTTACTGTATTTATGGTGATTACAGATATTTTCGCAACACTTACAGGTACACACGCTGGTCAACATACAGGTTGGTGTTGTTTTAATAAATCGTTTTGGGCGGTTATTCTGTATATTGTTTTATCCTCTTTTGTCTTCTCTTTTATCAAAATAGCTAATGAAAAATTCGGAAAAGGAGTTTTTATAAAAATGCTATTAGGAAAATATAAAAATCCACAAGAAGAGAAACGAATCTTTATGTTTCTTGATCTAAAGGACTCTACCACTATTGCAGAAAAATTAGGTCATTTTAAATATAGCCAATTGATACAAGATTGTTTTTATGATCTAAATAAAGTGGTTCCTAAACACAATGCCGAAATCTATCAATACGTGGGAGATGAAGTAGTACTAAGCTGGCCTTATAAAAGAGGATTAGCAGATAATAATTGTGTAAACTTGTTCTTTGCATTCCAACAGCGCAAGCATGCAAAAGCAGCATATTATCTAAAAAAGTACGGAGTTGTACCTGAGTTTAAAGCTGGATTACACGGTGGTAAACTCATGGTAACCGAAGTGGGTATTGTAAAAAAAGAGATCGCCTATCACGGAGATGTTATCAATACTTCTGCCCGTATACAAGGACAATGTAATACTTATAAAGTACCATTATTAATCTCTGAAAAACTAATCCGAGATCTAAAAATTAATGCCAATCTAACTTGTCAATTTTTAGGAAGTGTATTATTAAAAGGCAAGCAAGAAGAAGTAAACATTCATACCATAGCGAGGGTATAA
- a CDS encoding adenylate/guanylate cyclase domain-containing protein — MKRSIKKYLRLLWQSVLFWSLAMGFFSIFRYYGIDEEEGIYMIQEYRGYTGTIRALMGFSSIGMLIGIVYATIDLLFDKYTSNKISLVYNLIVRTLFYFITTVIIFTIIMDIFSEIYNLNLDTDRGWWKENKSFWATILYIVMVSFVFSFIKIAAEKFGRGVFIKMLLGKYKNPQEEKRIFMFLDLKDSTTIAEKLGHFKYSQFIQDCFYDLNTVVPKYDAEIYQYVGDEAVLSWPYKKGLANNNCVSLFFAFQLKKQNKANYYQEKYGVIPEFKAGLHGGKLMVTEVGVIKKEIAYHGDVINTSARIQAECNNHKVKLLISEELLKDLTINSGLSTTFLGSVLLKGKQKEVNIHTIDKSLQTT; from the coding sequence ATGAAAAGAAGTATTAAAAAATACCTGCGTTTATTGTGGCAGTCTGTACTCTTTTGGTCATTAGCCATGGGGTTCTTTTCTATATTTAGATATTATGGAATTGATGAAGAAGAAGGTATCTATATGATTCAGGAATATCGAGGGTATACTGGTACTATACGTGCACTAATGGGTTTTTCTAGTATTGGAATGTTAATCGGAATCGTATACGCTACCATTGATTTACTTTTTGATAAATATACTTCTAATAAAATATCACTGGTATATAACCTAATTGTTAGAACCTTATTTTACTTTATTACTACAGTTATCATCTTTACTATAATTATGGATATCTTTTCTGAAATCTATAATCTTAATTTAGATACTGATAGAGGTTGGTGGAAAGAAAACAAATCTTTCTGGGCTACTATTCTTTATATAGTAATGGTTTCTTTTGTTTTTTCATTTATAAAAATAGCTGCAGAAAAGTTTGGAAGAGGTGTTTTCATAAAAATGCTTCTCGGTAAATATAAAAACCCACAAGAAGAGAAACGCATTTTTATGTTTCTGGACCTTAAAGATTCTACGACCATCGCAGAAAAGTTAGGACATTTTAAATACAGTCAGTTTATACAAGACTGTTTTTATGATCTTAATACCGTAGTTCCCAAATATGATGCAGAAATTTATCAATATGTTGGAGACGAAGCGGTACTAAGTTGGCCATATAAAAAAGGTTTGGCTAATAATAACTGTGTCTCCTTATTTTTTGCTTTTCAACTTAAAAAACAAAACAAAGCCAATTATTATCAAGAAAAGTATGGCGTAATTCCAGAATTTAAAGCCGGGTTGCATGGTGGTAAACTCATGGTTACAGAAGTAGGAGTTATCAAAAAAGAAATAGCCTATCATGGGGATGTAATTAATACATCAGCTCGGATCCAGGCAGAATGTAATAATCATAAAGTGAAGCTTCTTATTTCTGAAGAGTTATTAAAAGATCTAACTATTAATTCTGGTTTATCTACTACATTCTTAGGCAGTGTTCTATTAAAAGGGAAACAAAAAGAAGTCAATATCCACACGATTGACAAAAGTTTGCAAACCACTTAA
- a CDS encoding DUF5694 domain-containing protein, producing MKYSLLLLISISITLFTTKMAAQEISKENEGILKPYESYYPKQKTKVLVVGTFHFSYPGLDYTKTNDDDKIDVLKEPKKSEVEELVAYIKRFKPTKVAIEAKPDWGMDKKYEEYKAGKHRDVRNESYQLGMRIANDFKLAKIYSVDATTFSSELEKKYPKMMKELTEGYDFQSDDPFTKMTQKSFNESTKFPSKVKILDFFKYMNTVEGHRHNYGSYLVGDFKLDNNRGADFLSIWWYNRNLRIFRKIQQIEQTKEDRILLIVGNGHASVLRHLFEYSPEYDFIEFSNL from the coding sequence ATGAAATACAGTCTATTATTACTTATCAGCATTAGCATCACTTTATTTACTACTAAAATGGCAGCTCAGGAAATCTCTAAGGAGAATGAAGGAATTCTTAAACCATATGAAAGTTATTATCCAAAACAGAAAACGAAAGTGCTAGTTGTAGGTACATTCCATTTTTCATACCCAGGTCTGGATTATACCAAAACCAATGATGATGATAAAATTGATGTGCTAAAAGAACCTAAAAAGTCAGAGGTAGAAGAGTTAGTGGCTTATATCAAAAGGTTTAAACCTACAAAAGTTGCCATAGAGGCAAAACCAGATTGGGGGATGGATAAAAAATACGAAGAGTATAAAGCGGGGAAACATAGAGATGTAAGAAACGAGAGTTACCAACTAGGAATGCGAATTGCAAATGATTTTAAGTTAGCCAAGATTTATTCTGTGGATGCTACTACGTTTAGCTCAGAATTAGAAAAGAAATACCCTAAAATGATGAAAGAATTGACGGAAGGGTATGATTTTCAATCTGATGATCCTTTTACGAAAATGACGCAGAAATCCTTCAATGAGTCCACTAAGTTTCCTTCTAAAGTAAAAATCCTTGATTTTTTCAAATATATGAATACAGTAGAAGGACATAGACATAATTATGGCTCTTATCTTGTGGGCGATTTTAAACTTGATAACAATCGAGGAGCCGATTTTTTATCCATATGGTGGTATAATAGGAACTTAAGAATATTTAGAAAAATACAACAGATAGAGCAAACAAAAGAAGATAGAATATTACTCATCGTAGGAAACGGACATGCCTCTGTATTAAGGCATTTATTCGAGTATTCACCAGAGTATGATTTTATAGAATTTAGTAATCTGTAG
- a CDS encoding YARHG domain-containing protein codes for MKNYILLVLVLCSMTIKAQLEDCSDCATIAYASKDISKNSLYQLQLLRNEIFARHQYIFKDERLLEHFQEYLWYQPDYNNPAEITLNDIENTNIALFKAAENRIKKKRQRLFAELNELKRVLRQKDTITINMFLDDGLSDGANKEGAIDELNAIFSKINLKDVNWYRDTAIYSVSTDNGFLISKTELLIDGNKVTLSRGDLEHSEIMKKPFKYGSDYYSESEYSSLWVFTFDGQKLRLVEHLVAG; via the coding sequence ATGAAAAATTACATACTCTTAGTTCTAGTTTTATGCTCTATGACTATAAAGGCACAACTAGAAGACTGCTCTGATTGTGCTACAATTGCGTATGCATCAAAAGACATATCCAAAAATAGTTTGTATCAATTACAACTATTACGAAATGAGATTTTTGCTAGACATCAATATATTTTTAAAGATGAACGTTTGTTAGAACATTTTCAGGAATATTTGTGGTACCAACCAGATTATAATAATCCTGCCGAAATTACTTTAAATGATATAGAAAATACCAACATAGCTCTTTTTAAGGCAGCAGAAAACCGAATTAAGAAAAAACGACAAAGACTGTTTGCAGAATTAAATGAGTTAAAAAGAGTACTCAGACAAAAAGATACTATTACTATTAATATGTTTTTGGATGATGGTTTATCGGATGGAGCGAACAAAGAAGGAGCTATAGATGAGTTGAATGCTATTTTTTCTAAAATAAACTTAAAAGATGTTAACTGGTATAGAGATACTGCTATATACAGTGTATCGACAGATAATGGATTTTTAATAAGTAAAACAGAATTACTTATAGATGGTAACAAAGTTACGCTTAGTAGAGGTGATCTGGAACATTCAGAAATAATGAAAAAGCCATTTAAATATGGAAGCGATTATTACTCGGAAAGTGAATATAGTTCCCTCTGGGTATTTACATTTGATGGTCAAAAATTAAGATTGGTAGAACATCTTGTTGCTGGATAA
- a CDS encoding toxin-antitoxin system YwqK family antitoxin, which yields MSIGKKNIVLVSIIYVVLCTIGFKAFGQNDTIWYDKNWKLSIKDDAAFYRPPVSKKGELYLVRDYYINGSLQMEGTSSNPAKDFWEGVVTWYDTNGKVIQSFTYENNRLEGDFITYYKDKKLIAQYKNGRFVSGEANFNNGTSQTYIVQRDSIMKEVIYDTDINGVRYEYFKKNTGTYVDAYETKFYDNEGKYIGTSTRDKTTGSYEGIFVTYYRSPFRVKEVRDYKYKNGRVMATYYPNGVLRNRFIEEPKQKIEYFDKQGNLLNSVGIENPNKSWSFINGKRMQFYSNYIPEEMHLIEYIEEFNEVGDVVYMERFHKNQKIKAKIYFENKNKKEEINYDEQGKQSSRLNYKEYKPYQGTLIEKGRSVIYDQGVLVKETNYYPDTNVPFSIFQNSKATFYDKNGLELGHVTSNSDEYMSEEDGTRYRIDYKGRINYVSKYSDGNKTSEKIYRYFDKDTSKVGIIEYFYDGYKTLKEVTFYHDTQKKRSVLLYKKGSKAKEIFYDPSGNEIATYDHQLKQGILYKYFSNTDVVEEYKEMDNGTLVKSKKYKKRYMSNASKEYEYVLIEDIDINTKAVFYKESGEVIAELLFKDKKPYEGVAYNHANNSYLNYKNAKKNGVYKRMNYSNKLIEEGYYINDKKEGAFVNYDYNGNKQIVKNYTNDMLEGETIYYDTEGNLISKLIYKNDLPYQGKEVHRGEEVWYENGAIVKKEKTTERQVIVTNYISENNQNVVVYSANRKNKEYTYAIKDYKLDGKVIRYDLNDNVLHTAIFDNGVMKSGEILIKENSYNLRIYEKIFMKLDQDVLSIKCFDKEKNIVLEITEKANSYKEFPNAVKLGLNLGYLGPNVLF from the coding sequence ATGAGTATTGGTAAGAAGAATATTGTATTGGTTAGCATTATTTATGTAGTCTTATGTACTATAGGTTTTAAGGCTTTTGGACAGAATGATACAATTTGGTATGATAAAAATTGGAAGCTATCCATTAAAGATGATGCCGCTTTTTATCGTCCGCCTGTTTCTAAGAAAGGAGAACTATATCTGGTACGGGATTACTATATAAATGGCTCTTTGCAAATGGAAGGTACATCCTCTAATCCTGCAAAGGATTTTTGGGAAGGTGTGGTAACTTGGTACGATACAAACGGAAAAGTAATACAATCTTTTACTTATGAAAATAACCGTTTAGAAGGTGATTTCATTACTTATTACAAAGATAAAAAGCTTATTGCTCAATACAAGAATGGACGTTTTGTTTCTGGAGAAGCAAATTTTAATAATGGAACTTCACAAACCTATATCGTACAGCGTGATAGTATTATGAAAGAAGTTATCTATGATACCGATATAAATGGCGTTAGGTACGAATATTTTAAAAAAAACACAGGAACCTATGTAGATGCCTATGAAACTAAATTCTATGACAATGAAGGCAAGTATATAGGAACTTCTACAAGAGATAAGACAACTGGAAGTTATGAAGGAATATTTGTTACTTATTATAGAAGTCCATTTAGAGTAAAAGAAGTTAGAGATTATAAATACAAAAATGGTAGGGTAATGGCTACGTATTATCCTAATGGTGTACTAAGGAATCGTTTTATAGAAGAACCGAAACAAAAAATAGAATATTTTGATAAACAGGGAAATCTATTAAATAGTGTAGGAATTGAAAACCCTAATAAAAGCTGGAGTTTTATAAATGGAAAACGTATGCAGTTTTATTCGAATTACATTCCAGAAGAAATGCATCTTATAGAATATATAGAAGAATTCAATGAGGTAGGTGATGTGGTCTATATGGAACGTTTTCATAAAAATCAGAAGATAAAGGCGAAGATTTATTTCGAGAATAAAAATAAAAAGGAAGAGATTAATTATGATGAGCAAGGAAAACAATCCAGTAGGCTTAATTATAAAGAGTATAAACCATATCAAGGGACATTAATAGAAAAAGGTAGATCTGTTATATATGACCAAGGAGTTTTAGTAAAAGAGACTAATTATTATCCAGATACAAATGTTCCGTTCAGTATTTTTCAGAATAGTAAAGCTACTTTTTATGATAAAAATGGATTAGAATTGGGGCATGTGACGTCTAACTCTGATGAATATATGAGTGAAGAAGATGGGACTCGATATAGAATTGATTATAAAGGAAGAATTAATTATGTATCTAAATATTCGGATGGGAATAAAACTTCTGAAAAGATATATCGATACTTTGATAAGGATACTAGTAAGGTTGGAATCATAGAATATTTTTATGATGGTTATAAAACGTTAAAGGAAGTAACGTTTTATCACGATACACAAAAAAAACGTTCTGTATTACTTTATAAAAAAGGAAGCAAAGCAAAGGAAATCTTCTATGATCCATCAGGTAATGAGATAGCTACTTATGATCATCAATTAAAGCAAGGAATCTTGTATAAGTATTTTAGCAATACAGATGTGGTAGAGGAATATAAGGAGATGGATAATGGTACATTAGTAAAAAGTAAAAAATATAAGAAACGCTACATGTCTAATGCTAGTAAAGAATATGAATATGTATTAATAGAAGATATAGATATAAATACAAAAGCAGTTTTTTATAAAGAAAGTGGAGAAGTGATTGCAGAGCTGTTATTTAAAGATAAAAAACCATACGAAGGAGTTGCCTACAACCATGCTAATAATTCTTATTTGAACTATAAAAATGCCAAAAAGAATGGAGTGTATAAACGAATGAATTATTCCAATAAATTAATAGAAGAAGGGTATTATATAAATGATAAAAAAGAAGGAGCTTTTGTTAATTACGATTATAATGGAAATAAACAAATCGTAAAGAATTATACAAATGATATGTTAGAAGGAGAAACTATTTATTATGATACCGAAGGTAACCTTATAAGTAAGTTGATATATAAAAATGACCTTCCATATCAAGGAAAAGAAGTACATAGAGGTGAAGAGGTGTGGTATGAAAATGGTGCTATTGTTAAAAAAGAAAAAACAACCGAAAGACAAGTAATAGTTACCAATTACATTTCTGAAAATAATCAAAATGTAGTGGTGTACAGTGCTAATAGAAAAAATAAAGAGTATACATATGCGATAAAGGATTATAAATTAGATGGTAAAGTCATTAGGTATGACCTTAATGATAATGTACTTCATACAGCTATCTTTGATAATGGAGTGATGAAATCAGGAGAGATTTTGATTAAAGAAAACTCTTATAATTTGCGCATATATGAAAAGATATTTATGAAGTTGGATCAAGATGTTTTATCAATAAAATGTTTTGATAAAGAAAAGAATATTGTGTTAGAAATTACGGAAAAAGCTAATAGTTATAAAGAATTCCCCAATGCGGTCAAACTAGGGTTAAACCTCGGCTATCTGGGGCCAAATGTTCTTTTTTAG
- a CDS encoding glycosyltransferase family 2 protein — translation MKNMVINGSSSFVLLITFLLLFGAASLFYFLQPYFEQIRLERMNTVWGISLMIAGISLLLIKVSFLVYILYLYLRYQTTDTLSDKELPLCTVIVPAYNEGELVYKTLHSLAKSDYPIEKLQIISIDDGSQDDTWDWMKKAKNELGNRVSIYQQPENRGKRHALYRGFNLGMGDVFITVDSDSIVKEDTLRVMASPFVTNESCGAVAGNVKVLNSDKALIPRMLNVSFAFSFEFIRSAQSAIGSVLCTPGALSAYRREAVMNCRAEWITQTFMGQVSKIGEDRAMTNMILKQGYNVLFQRKAYVYTNTPERYKNLYKMFIRWERSNIRENIAMSKFAFSNFREGSKAGTRVLLLNQWLKMVMAYPATLLMVFFIATYPVLFFSSTLVSILIFSSIQAFFYAKKHSLSESLWAYPYSLFYAFTLFWITPYAIATAGRGGWLTRDLSKKELEKQQQIVPAAS, via the coding sequence ATGAAGAATATGGTGATAAATGGATCTTCTTCATTTGTGTTGCTAATCACTTTTTTATTATTATTTGGTGCTGCATCATTATTTTATTTTTTACAACCTTATTTCGAACAAATTCGTTTAGAGAGAATGAATACTGTTTGGGGAATTAGTTTAATGATTGCGGGTATTTCATTGCTTTTGATTAAAGTAAGCTTTCTAGTTTATATATTATATCTATATCTACGTTATCAAACGACTGATACATTATCTGATAAAGAATTACCATTATGTACTGTAATTGTTCCTGCATATAATGAAGGAGAATTGGTGTATAAAACACTTCATAGTTTAGCTAAAAGTGATTATCCAATCGAGAAGTTACAGATTATTTCTATTGATGATGGGAGCCAGGATGACACTTGGGATTGGATGAAAAAAGCAAAAAATGAATTAGGAAATAGAGTTTCTATATACCAGCAACCAGAGAACAGAGGAAAAAGACATGCATTGTACAGAGGGTTCAATTTAGGAATGGGAGATGTTTTTATTACAGTTGATAGTGATTCTATTGTAAAAGAGGATACGCTGCGTGTAATGGCTTCGCCTTTTGTTACTAATGAATCTTGCGGGGCAGTAGCTGGTAATGTAAAAGTATTAAATAGCGACAAAGCGTTAATCCCAAGAATGCTTAATGTAAGCTTTGCATTTAGTTTTGAGTTTATACGTTCTGCGCAGAGTGCTATAGGATCTGTATTGTGTACTCCAGGAGCTTTATCTGCGTATCGCAGAGAAGCAGTTATGAACTGTAGAGCAGAATGGATTACTCAGACTTTTATGGGACAAGTCTCTAAAATAGGAGAAGATCGAGCAATGACTAATATGATTCTTAAACAAGGATATAATGTATTGTTTCAGAGAAAAGCATATGTGTATACGAACACTCCAGAACGTTATAAGAATTTATATAAAATGTTTATTCGATGGGAGCGTAGTAATATTAGAGAGAATATTGCTATGAGTAAATTTGCCTTTAGTAATTTTAGAGAAGGATCAAAAGCTGGTACCAGAGTTTTATTATTAAACCAGTGGTTAAAAATGGTAATGGCGTATCCTGCGACTTTGTTAATGGTGTTTTTTATAGCTACGTATCCAGTTTTATTTTTTAGTTCTACACTAGTAAGTATTCTAATATTTTCGAGTATTCAAGCATTCTTTTATGCTAAAAAACATAGTCTATCAGAATCTTTATGGGCGTATCCATATAGTTTATTCTATGCATTTACTTTGTTCTGGATTACACCATATGCTATAGCAACTGCCGGAAGAGGTGGATGGCTTACTCGTGACTTATCTAAGAAAGAATTAGAAAAACAACAACAGATAGTTCCTGCGGCTTCTTAA
- a CDS encoding sensor histidine kinase produces the protein MNTKKEFLYNLLIVLAIIILDVLGDYIIFDKDVFSSSFTLFLFKTTFTISLLTVYIINYIYSVPKFLFKKKYLQYFLAFIGMILLFAGLRFFLEEIILYNITGRHNYFFNVPMSELISNYAWDSFYYTLRVCLVSAVVCLFFRYNENKEEIHQLQIEQEKAKLSVLKSQISPHFLFNTLNNFYEELYEDKPKTASDILKLSKLLRYVTYETNEDFTSINKEITFIEDYLYFFKRRYEDNFHVQLHIDGFVHNQKIPSLILIHFIENVCKHGIINDKNRPANITLVISDHTLELKTKNYINTSDTYTEQGIGTKNIKQRLEVIYKDSFILEHQKTENQFEAYLQLEL, from the coding sequence ATGAATACTAAAAAAGAGTTTCTATACAACCTATTAATTGTATTGGCAATAATTATCCTAGATGTACTTGGAGATTATATCATTTTTGATAAAGATGTTTTTTCTTCGAGCTTTACTTTATTTTTATTTAAAACCACATTTACTATATCACTATTAACAGTGTATATTATAAATTATATATATAGTGTTCCTAAATTTCTATTTAAGAAAAAATACCTTCAATACTTCTTAGCATTCATAGGGATGATTTTATTATTTGCAGGCCTGCGTTTCTTTTTAGAAGAAATCATCTTATATAATATCACAGGCAGACATAATTACTTTTTTAATGTTCCTATGTCAGAACTTATTAGCAACTACGCTTGGGATTCTTTTTATTATACCTTAAGAGTCTGTTTGGTTAGTGCTGTTGTGTGTTTATTTTTTAGATACAATGAAAACAAAGAAGAAATACATCAATTACAAATCGAGCAAGAAAAAGCAAAACTCTCTGTACTTAAATCACAGATAAGTCCTCATTTTTTATTTAATACCTTAAATAACTTTTATGAAGAACTATATGAAGACAAACCTAAAACGGCCAGTGATATTTTAAAACTATCTAAATTATTGAGATATGTTACCTATGAAACAAACGAAGATTTCACTTCTATAAATAAAGAAATAACCTTTATTGAAGATTATTTATATTTCTTTAAACGCAGGTATGAGGATAATTTCCATGTGCAATTGCATATAGATGGTTTTGTACATAATCAAAAAATTCCATCTCTTATCCTAATACATTTTATAGAAAATGTATGTAAGCATGGAATCATCAATGACAAAAACCGCCCGGCTAATATTACATTAGTGATCAGCGATCATACGTTAGAGTTAAAAACGAAAAACTACATTAATACTTCTGATACATATACGGAACAAGGCATAGGTACTAAAAATATTAAACAAAGATTAGAGGTTATCTATAAGGATAGTTTTATTTTAGAACATCAAAAAACTGAAAACCAGTTTGAGGCATACCTGCAACTTGAACTCTAA
- a CDS encoding acyl-CoA desaturase, protein MAILIFMLVLWYTGLFFQSFFLHRYAAHQTFTMSNFTEKMCFFLTWVCQGSNYLSAYGYGVMHRMHHAFVDTEKDPHSPKYDSNMFSMMWRTKNIYQDINNERISLDAKFTKNTPQWKSFDTFASSNFSRIAWGLGYTVFFYFFATAWWHWLFLPIAFFMAPIHGVIINWFGHIVGYTNFKVDNTSKNLLPIDFLMMGEGYHNNHHKYSGRANFGGVRWHEIDPTYYIMLLLNTLGIIKLKKSAVTTNNN, encoded by the coding sequence ATGGCTATTCTTATTTTTATGCTTGTATTATGGTATACAGGTTTATTTTTTCAAAGTTTCTTTTTACATAGATACGCAGCACACCAAACATTTACCATGTCTAATTTTACAGAAAAAATGTGTTTTTTTCTAACTTGGGTATGTCAGGGATCTAATTATCTAAGTGCATATGGTTATGGTGTCATGCATCGTATGCATCACGCATTTGTGGATACCGAAAAAGATCCACATTCTCCAAAGTATGATAGTAATATGTTTAGTATGATGTGGCGAACTAAAAATATATATCAGGATATCAATAATGAGCGAATTTCTTTAGATGCAAAATTCACCAAAAACACTCCTCAATGGAAATCATTTGATACGTTTGCTAGTTCTAATTTTTCTAGAATTGCTTGGGGATTGGGATATACTGTGTTCTTTTATTTTTTTGCTACCGCTTGGTGGCACTGGTTATTTCTTCCAATAGCATTCTTTATGGCACCTATACACGGAGTTATTATTAATTGGTTTGGTCATATTGTTGGGTATACTAATTTTAAAGTGGATAATACCTCTAAAAACTTACTCCCAATTGATTTCTTAATGATGGGAGAGGGTTATCATAATAACCATCATAAATATAGTGGTAGAGCTAACTTTGGTGGTGTACGATGGCATGAAATAGATCCTACTTATTATATAATGCTGTTATTAAATACGTTAGGCATTATTAAATTAAAGAAGAGTGCAGTAACGACGAACAATAATTGA